In uncultured Ilyobacter sp., a genomic segment contains:
- a CDS encoding ABC transporter ATP-binding protein: protein MKYSSRKNVIEINHLEKTYITGDISLKALNDVSFTVKEGEFVAIMGPSGSGKSTMMNILGCLDHTSVGEYKLSGVNIEDLDDDQLAEIRNKRIGFVFQSFNLLPKLKAWENVALPLVYSGIHLHQRKEMAVKALEGVGLGERIDHRPNELSGGQRQRAALARALVTSPNIILADEPTGNLDSKSEEEVLTIFKELNQKGVTIVMVTHEDGIAAHCKRIIRFRDGKLIKDEVIDHEFYRDF from the coding sequence ATGAAATATTCTTCCAGGAAAAATGTAATTGAAATAAACCACCTCGAAAAGACATATATAACAGGTGACATATCATTAAAGGCTCTAAATGACGTATCCTTTACTGTAAAGGAAGGAGAATTCGTAGCTATTATGGGACCTAGTGGAAGTGGTAAATCTACCATGATGAATATATTAGGCTGTCTCGATCATACCTCAGTGGGAGAATACAAATTGTCTGGAGTCAATATAGAGGATCTTGACGACGATCAGCTTGCTGAAATAAGAAACAAAAGAATTGGCTTTGTTTTTCAGTCTTTTAATCTTCTTCCAAAATTAAAAGCTTGGGAAAATGTGGCCTTACCTCTTGTTTATTCTGGAATACATCTGCACCAGAGAAAAGAGATGGCAGTAAAAGCCTTAGAAGGTGTAGGACTAGGAGAGAGAATAGATCATAGGCCAAATGAACTTTCAGGTGGTCAGCGTCAAAGAGCTGCCCTAGCAAGAGCTCTAGTAACAAGCCCTAATATAATTTTAGCAGATGAACCCACAGGTAACCTAGATTCAAAGTCAGAAGAAGAAGTTCTTACTATATTTAAAGAACTTAATCAAAAAGGTGTAACCATTGTTATGGTAACCCATGAAGATGGTATAGCTGCTCATTGTAAAAGAATAATCCGTTTTCGAGATGGAAAATTAATCAAAGATGAGGTGATTGACCATGAATTTTATAGAGACTTTTAA
- a CDS encoding ABC transporter permease, producing MNFIETFKSAIQSLTANKMRSLLTMLGIIIGISSVIAMSAIGKGGQKKITGTLAKSGFGVYEISTDDEHENYRSAFALNSSDVSILKNTENLEAISPYVFERVDYKNLKNQNLRGAIFGTTPEYEIIEELTYTMGRPILSSEYEEKVPVIVIDNITAGKIFGNSNPLGEKITVEFRSLDKTNTFTIVGIFLHPDAGMNQLGLSRFLPAFGRISLPVAERILGTDEYSSILVKASDPSNSQTLLSNIITELENKNVTGIYEYEERVSRGSSFNEVLSTLNIFVTFVASISLLVGGIGVMNIMLVSVTERIKEIGIRKAIGAKNRDILFQFLTEAIVLSLSGGAIGIFIGFAVSEIFGIISGIEPILSINVTAASVFISTLIGLVFGVYPARQAAHMNPIDALRNE from the coding sequence ATGAATTTTATAGAGACTTTTAAAAGTGCCATTCAGTCACTCACTGCCAATAAGATGAGGTCCCTGCTAACTATGCTAGGAATAATTATCGGAATATCTTCTGTAATTGCCATGTCGGCCATCGGAAAAGGGGGACAGAAAAAAATAACAGGAACTCTTGCAAAAAGTGGATTCGGTGTCTATGAAATATCAACAGATGATGAACATGAAAATTACCGAAGTGCCTTCGCCCTGAACAGCAGTGATGTATCGATATTAAAAAATACTGAAAACTTAGAAGCAATATCTCCCTATGTATTTGAAAGAGTCGATTACAAAAACCTTAAAAACCAGAACCTTCGTGGGGCTATTTTTGGAACAACTCCAGAGTATGAGATCATTGAAGAACTGACTTATACAATGGGAAGGCCGATTTTATCAAGTGAATATGAAGAAAAAGTCCCTGTTATTGTGATAGATAATATTACTGCAGGAAAAATATTTGGAAATAGCAATCCTCTAGGGGAAAAAATTACTGTTGAATTTAGGTCGCTTGATAAGACAAATACCTTTACAATTGTTGGTATATTCTTACATCCTGATGCAGGTATGAATCAACTCGGTCTAAGCAGATTTTTGCCAGCATTTGGTAGAATATCTCTTCCTGTAGCCGAGAGAATATTGGGAACTGATGAATATTCCTCTATACTGGTAAAAGCATCTGATCCGTCGAATTCCCAGACCTTACTCTCAAATATCATCACAGAACTTGAAAACAAAAATGTCACCGGCATATATGAGTATGAAGAGAGAGTCTCCCGTGGAAGTTCCTTTAACGAAGTTTTATCCACCCTCAATATATTTGTAACTTTCGTAGCGTCTATCTCCCTTCTCGTAGGAGGGATAGGAGTAATGAATATAATGCTTGTCAGTGTCACCGAAAGGATAAAAGAGATAGGTATCAGAAAGGCTATAGGGGCAAAAAATCGTGATATCCTATTTCAGTTCCTGACTGAGGCTATTGTTCTTTCCTTGTCAGGCGGTGCTATTGGTATTTTTATTGGATTTGCCGTATCAGAAATCTTTGGTATCATCTCTGGAATAGAGCCTATTCTATCTATAAATGTCACTGCAGCATCTGTTTTTATATCCACTTTAATAGGACTCGTCTTTGGTGTTTATCCTGCTAGACAGGCTGCCCACATGAACCCCATAGATGCCCTTAGGAATGAATAA